In Marinobacter sp. M3C, the genomic stretch GGCGTGCGAAAGAGCTGCAGCCATTGACCTTCAGGCCTATCGGGAAGACCGACAATGGACCCCCGGCGCCAGCAGTTTCCGCACCGGCATTGAAATGGCTCGAGTGCTGGCAGAGCTGCATCTCGACCAGGCTAGCCTGACGGCTGCTGTGCTGTATCGCGCTGTGCGCGAAGAACGGGTAACGCTGGAAGCCGTGCGTAAAGAGTTTGGCGACGAAGTGGCTGGCCTGATTAACGGCGTGCTACAGATGGCGGCGATTTCGTCTATCCATCATCCCCTGAAAGGCAATGTTCTGGGCCAGAGCGAAGGCCAGCTCGACAACGTGCGTAAAATGCTGGTGACCATGGTTGACGACGTGCGGGTTGCGTTGATCAAACTCGCTGAGCGCACCTGCGCCATCCGCGGAGTGAAAGACGCATTGCCGGAAAAACGCATGCGAGTTGCCCGGGAAGTATTTGAAATCTATGCCCCGTTGGCGCACAGGCTGGGCATTGGCTATATCAAATGGGAGCTGGAAGACCTGTCCTTCCGCTACCTGCACGAAACCGCGTATAAGAAAATTGCCAAACTGCTGGATGAAAAGCGCCTGAATCGGGAAGGCTACATCAAACGGGTGGTGGCTGCGCTGGAGTCGGAGCTGGGCAGCGCCGGCATCACAGGCGATGTGTCGGGCCGCGTTAAACACATCTATAGCATCTGGCGCAAAATGCGCAGAAAAGGCATTGATTTCAGCCAGGTGTATGATGTGCGCGCCGTGCGTATTCTGGTGCCGGAGGTACGCGACTGTTACGCCGTGCTGGGCATAGTCCACGGTCTGTGGCGCCATATTCCGAATGAATTTGACGACTACATCGCCAACGTCAAAGAAAATGGTTACCAGTCTCTGCACACCGCGGTCATCGGCCCGGAAGGCAAGGTGATGGAGGTGCAGATTCGCACCCAGAAGATGCACGAAGAAGCCGAACTGGGTGTCTGCGCCCACTGGCTTTATAAAGGGACCGACACCAAAAACAAATCCACCGGTTACGATGCCAAAATAAACTGGTTGCGCCAGGTGCTGGAGTGGCAAGAAGAGCTGGGCGATCTGTCTGGTTTGGCGGAGCACCTGAAATCCGAGGTAACGTCGGATCGGGTCTACGTGTTTACGCCTGAGGGCCATGTGGTTGATCTGCCCCAAGGTTCCACCGCCGTAGACTTCGCTTATCGGGTACATACAGAAGTCGGTCACGCTTGCCGAGGCGCGCGCATCAACGGGCGTATCGTGCCCTTGATCTACCCGCTGAAAACCGGCGATCAAGTGTTCATACTGACGTCTAAAAATGCGACACCCAGCCGCGATTGGCTCAACCCCAACCTGGGCTACATTCGGAGTTCGCGCTCCCGCGCCAAGGTCATCAGCTGGTTCAAACAGCAGGATCGCGGTCGTAATATCAGCGACGGCCGTACCATTCTGGATGACGAATTCAAGCGTTTGTCATTGCACGATTGCAATCTGGAACTGCTCGCCAAAAAGGTGAATTACCACAGCGCGGAAGACATGTGTGCGGCAATTGGCGCGGGCGACCTGCGCCCAGCCCAAGTGGCCAATGTGGCCCAGCAAATGCTGGAGCCAAAAAATGAGCAGCCCGAACTGAAGCTGCGCAAGCAAAGCAAAGCCTACGATACCGAATCTGACATTCGCATTGTGGGTGTGGGCCAGCTGAAAACCCAGGTGGCTAAATGCTGTAAGCCTCTACCGGGTGATGATATTGGCGGCTACATTACCGTTGGCCGCGGTGTGACCGTTCACCGGCAGGACTGCAACACCTATATGGGACTGGCGGAAGCAGAGCCACACCGCATTATCGACGTCAGCTGGGGCGAGCGCCAGGCCTCGGTATACCCGGTGGATATCAGCGTTGACGCCTACGACCGTTCGGGCCTCTTGCGCGATATCACCCAGGTGCTGTCGGCATCGCGCTGCGATGTGCTGGCGTTACACACCCAGAGTAATCGCGACGACAACACGGCCAACCTGACGGTCACTGTAGAAATTTCCGATCTGGAACAACTGGCCAAACTGCTGTCCCAGATCCGCAACCTGCCCAACGTCATCGAAGCTAAGAGAAAACGCTGATGAGCTATTCGCTGGACGACTTGAAAACCCTGATGGCACGCTTGCGCGATCCAGACACCGGTTGCCCCTGGGATGCCCGCCAGACGTTTGCGTCCATCGTGCCCCACACCTTGGAAGAAGCCTACGAAGTGGCTGACGCCATCGAACGCGAGGATTATCCCCACCTGGAAGATGAATTGGGTGACCTGCTGTTCCAAGTCATTTTTTACAGCCAGATCGGGCAGGAAACGCAGCGTTTTGATTTTGATTCGGTGGTGGACAATCTGGTGCGTAAACTGATTCGACGCCACCCACATGTGTTCCCTGAAGGCACCCTTGAAAGCCGGATCGATCCTCATAACCGCCCGAGCGAGGACTGGATCAAACAGAGCTGGGAGCGTATCAAAGCGGGAGAGCGGGCATTAAAACCAGCGTCTGACAACGCCGAGCCCACAGGCCGTCTGGACGGTATTGCCCGCACTTTGCCGGCGATGGCACGGGCTGAAAAACTCCAAAAGCGGGCTGCCCGCCACGGTTTTGACTGGCCCGATATCGGCCCGGTGTTTGACAAACTGCACGAAGAAATTGATGAGCTGAAAGAAGCTTGGCAGATCGCCAGTAACGGCAGCGGCGAACGCGATGCGCTCGAAGATGAACTCGGCGACGTGATGTTCGTGTGCGTGAATCTGGCGCGATTTATGGAAGTAAACCCGGAACACGCTTTAAAGCGAACCAACCATAAATTTGAAGCACGCTTTCGCGCCATCGAGGCTGAGTTGTGGGTCCAGGGCCGTGATATGGACAGCGAAACCCTGGAAACGCTGGACGCTATCTGGCAGTCAGTGAAAGGTGTAGAGCGCCAGCGCTGAGGCCTTTAAGCCGCGTAGACTTCGGCAGTGGTTCCTTAGTACCTTGACGAGCAACGAATCGGATGCTGCCTTAAACACGACAAAAGGATACCAATGTGACTGAATTACACCCCGATTTGCGGGAAAATGTGAGGATGCTGGGAGAACTTCTGGGGCAGAGTATACTTCAACATCCCGGGCAGCAGTGTTTTGATAAAATTGAAGAAGTACGAGCTGCCGCCAAAGCCGACCGGCTTCAGGAAAGCGGCTCGGGCCAGCGCCTGGTGAATCTACTGGGCCAGCTGACCGATGATGAAATTCTGCCGGTGACCCGCGCTTTTAATCAGTTTCTGAACCTGGCCAACCTGGCTGAGCAATATCACGGCATCCGTCGCAATCGCGGTCACAGCGCTGATTTAATGGTGGAATCATTCTCCGAAGTGTTCCAACGTCTATTAGCCGGCGGCATAAGCGCTGACGAACTGCACCGCCAAGTAGTCAATTTACGGGTGGAGTTTGTACTGACCGCCCATCCCACCGAAGTGGCTCGCCGCACCCTTATTATGAAGTACGACGACATGTCGGGTTGCCTGGAGCAGTTGGACCATCAGGATCTGATGCCCAGCGAACGCGACGAAATTGTGCGCCGTTTGACCCGGCTGATCGCCGAAGCCTGGCACACCGATGAAATTCGTCACGATCGCCCCACCGCGGTAGACGAAGCCAAATGGGGCTTTGCAGTCATCGAAAACAGTCTATGGACCGCGTTACCGCGATTCCTGGAAAGCCTGGATACTGCGCTGGTGGAGGCCACTGGAAAAGGCCTTCCGCTGCAAGCCACGCCGGTGCGAGTCGCGTCCTGGATGGGTGGTGATCGTGACGGCAATCCTAACGTTACCCACCAGGTAACTCGCAAGGTGTTTTTGCTGGGCCGCTGGATGGCTGCGGATCTATATATGAAGGACATCACGGCGCTGCGCGCTGAGTTGTCTATGTGGCAGGCCAGCGATGAGCTGCGAGCAAAGGTTGGCGACACCCGTGAACCTTATCGCCAGATCCTGGGCCGGTTACGTGACCAACTCAGCCGCACCCGTGATTGGGCTGAAGCCAGCATCAGCGGCGTTGTGGCCGACAGTAAAGACATATTGTTCGCCAACAGCGATTTCATCGAACCCCTGGAGCTGTGCTACCGCTCACTGGTTGAGTGTGGTCTGGAGCACATCGCCAATGGACCATTGCTGGACACCATTCGCCGTGCCCATACCTTTGGCTTGCCATTGAGCCGTCTTGATATTCGCCAGGAGGCAGCCCGCCATGCGGAGGCTGTGGCCGAAATTGTGGGCTATTTGGGGCTTGGGGATTATCAGACCTGGTCAGAAGTAGAGCGTCAGGCATTTTTGGTGCGCGAGCTTAAAGGCCGCCGCCCGCTGATTCCGCGTAACTGGCAACCCAGCGAAGCGGTGGAGGAAGTGCTGGCCACCTGCAAGGTGGTGGCCGAGCAAACGCCGCAGGCGTTGGGCTCTTATGTGATTTCCATGGCCAGTAAGCCGTCCGATGTGCTGAACGTTATTCTGCTGCTGCGCGAGGCGGGCATGCAGTATCCGATGGCGGTTGTACCGCTGTTTGAAACATTAAACGACCTGAGCGGCGCACCACAAAGCATGACCGAGCTTTATCAGATTGACTGGTATCGCGACTATTGCGACGGCAAGCAGGAAGTCATGATTGGCTATTCCGATTCGTCGAAAGATGCCGGCCAGATGATGGCTGCATGGGCCCAGTACCAGGCCCAGGAAGCACTGACAAAAGTGGCCGCAGAATACGATATGCGCTTGACCTTGTTCCACGGCCGTGGCGGCACGGTTGGTCGTGGAGGCGGCCCTGCTAACCGGGCGATCCTGTCGCAGCCGCCGGGATCGGTCAACGGCAGCTTCCGCATTACCGAGCAGGGCGAGATGATTCGCTTCAAATTCGGCATGCCGGATCTTGCCGTGCAAAGTCTGACGCTGTACACCACTGCGGTAATTGAAGCCACGTTGGCGCCGCCACCGCAGCCAAAAGACAGCTGGCGCGAAACTATGGACTGGCTGACTGAGCGCTCGTTAAAGGCGTATCGCGACGTGGTGCGTGACGACCCGCAATTTGTGCCTTATTTCCGCCAGGTTACGCCGGAGCAAGCGCTGGGTAAACTGGCCTTGGGCAGTCGCCCGGCGCGGCGTAAAGCCAGCGGCGGCGTTGAAAGCCTGAGAGCCATACCGTGGATATTTGCCTGGACCCAGATGCGCCTGATGTTGCCTGCCTGGTTGGGCAGCGACGTGGCTCTGGAGGCGGCCGCAGAAGACCAGCGCATAGACCAGCTGCGGGAAATGATGGCGGGATGGCCGTTTTTCCGCACCTACATCGATATGCTGGAGATGGTGCTGGCAAAGGCTGACCTGCGTATTGCCAGTTACTATGAAAAGACTCTGGTGGAAGACCCCGAATTGCGGGCTTTGGGTGAAAGTTTGCGCCAGCGTTTGAGCCGCTGTATTTATCGGGTGCTGGAATTGAAGCAGCAAGATCACCTGCTGGCGGACGAGCCGGTATTTGCCCACTCCATGAATGTGCGCAACCCGTATACCGATCCACTGCATTATCTGCAGGCCGAACTGCTACGGCGTGAGCGCCAAAGCGAGAGCAAGGAGGGTCACGATGGCGATGATGAAGGCAACGGAAAGGTACCGGAAGTGGTTGAGCGGGCGCTAAAGGTCACCATGGCCGGGATCGCAGCGGGTATGCGCAACACTGGTTAAAGCGTCGCGAACACCACTGCTGTTTTGTCATGCACATCGCTGGAGTTGAACTTTGCAATCTGCAACGCGAATTGAGCTGTTTCTGGCCCGTAAGGCCATTGCGTTTCAGGCACTGGGCTTGCTGCCAGCGACCACGTTGGAGGCAGCCGTCAGCGCCACCGGTCAGTCGCTGTCGACGGTCATAACGGGCACGGTGCTGATTGACAGCAAGGGCGCACTAATGGTCACCCACCGCCTGCACGGCGAGGTAGATCTCGCCGCGGTATATCGCCTGACGGGGCGTCAGATGCAGGTGCTGACCGAACGCCAGGTTGCCCGTTTGTTTGACGACTGCGATTCGGGTTTTTTGCCGCCGCTGGGCGCAGCCTATAATTTGCCTATGCTGGCAGACAGCCAGTTAGACGACTTGCCCCGGGCGCTCTTAGCCAGTGGCTCCAATTGCCGGCTTTTGGTGCTGGAGGGGCGTTGTCTGCGCCTGGCTTTGGCTGGCGCCCGCAAAGGGCCTCTCGTAACAGGGTTGGCGACAGGGCTGGCGCCTGATGTCAGCATAAACCAGCTAACGTTGGATCAGATTGCTGCCAAACTGCAAAAGCTGTATCGACTGCCGCCGATGCCGGCTTTGGCTTTCCGCATTCTGGAACTGACGGCTAAGCCCGAGGCGACGGTAAAACAGTTGGCCGAGGTGATCGAGCTAGACCCCAGCATGACTGCACAGCTGCTACGTTACGCCCGCTCGGCGCTGT encodes the following:
- the relA gene encoding GTP diphosphokinase — its product is MVKVREDYAVTGSGEVDIAHCVRQLAEQTRLEDDSLLRQACERAAAIDLQAYREDRQWTPGASSFRTGIEMARVLAELHLDQASLTAAVLYRAVREERVTLEAVRKEFGDEVAGLINGVLQMAAISSIHHPLKGNVLGQSEGQLDNVRKMLVTMVDDVRVALIKLAERTCAIRGVKDALPEKRMRVAREVFEIYAPLAHRLGIGYIKWELEDLSFRYLHETAYKKIAKLLDEKRLNREGYIKRVVAALESELGSAGITGDVSGRVKHIYSIWRKMRRKGIDFSQVYDVRAVRILVPEVRDCYAVLGIVHGLWRHIPNEFDDYIANVKENGYQSLHTAVIGPEGKVMEVQIRTQKMHEEAELGVCAHWLYKGTDTKNKSTGYDAKINWLRQVLEWQEELGDLSGLAEHLKSEVTSDRVYVFTPEGHVVDLPQGSTAVDFAYRVHTEVGHACRGARINGRIVPLIYPLKTGDQVFILTSKNATPSRDWLNPNLGYIRSSRSRAKVISWFKQQDRGRNISDGRTILDDEFKRLSLHDCNLELLAKKVNYHSAEDMCAAIGAGDLRPAQVANVAQQMLEPKNEQPELKLRKQSKAYDTESDIRIVGVGQLKTQVAKCCKPLPGDDIGGYITVGRGVTVHRQDCNTYMGLAEAEPHRIIDVSWGERQASVYPVDISVDAYDRSGLLRDITQVLSASRCDVLALHTQSNRDDNTANLTVTVEISDLEQLAKLLSQIRNLPNVIEAKRKR
- the mazG gene encoding nucleoside triphosphate pyrophosphohydrolase, which translates into the protein MSYSLDDLKTLMARLRDPDTGCPWDARQTFASIVPHTLEEAYEVADAIEREDYPHLEDELGDLLFQVIFYSQIGQETQRFDFDSVVDNLVRKLIRRHPHVFPEGTLESRIDPHNRPSEDWIKQSWERIKAGERALKPASDNAEPTGRLDGIARTLPAMARAEKLQKRAARHGFDWPDIGPVFDKLHEEIDELKEAWQIASNGSGERDALEDELGDVMFVCVNLARFMEVNPEHALKRTNHKFEARFRAIEAELWVQGRDMDSETLETLDAIWQSVKGVERQR
- the ppc gene encoding phosphoenolpyruvate carboxylase, coding for MTELHPDLRENVRMLGELLGQSILQHPGQQCFDKIEEVRAAAKADRLQESGSGQRLVNLLGQLTDDEILPVTRAFNQFLNLANLAEQYHGIRRNRGHSADLMVESFSEVFQRLLAGGISADELHRQVVNLRVEFVLTAHPTEVARRTLIMKYDDMSGCLEQLDHQDLMPSERDEIVRRLTRLIAEAWHTDEIRHDRPTAVDEAKWGFAVIENSLWTALPRFLESLDTALVEATGKGLPLQATPVRVASWMGGDRDGNPNVTHQVTRKVFLLGRWMAADLYMKDITALRAELSMWQASDELRAKVGDTREPYRQILGRLRDQLSRTRDWAEASISGVVADSKDILFANSDFIEPLELCYRSLVECGLEHIANGPLLDTIRRAHTFGLPLSRLDIRQEAARHAEAVAEIVGYLGLGDYQTWSEVERQAFLVRELKGRRPLIPRNWQPSEAVEEVLATCKVVAEQTPQALGSYVISMASKPSDVLNVILLLREAGMQYPMAVVPLFETLNDLSGAPQSMTELYQIDWYRDYCDGKQEVMIGYSDSSKDAGQMMAAWAQYQAQEALTKVAAEYDMRLTLFHGRGGTVGRGGGPANRAILSQPPGSVNGSFRITEQGEMIRFKFGMPDLAVQSLTLYTTAVIEATLAPPPQPKDSWRETMDWLTERSLKAYRDVVRDDPQFVPYFRQVTPEQALGKLALGSRPARRKASGGVESLRAIPWIFAWTQMRLMLPAWLGSDVALEAAAEDQRIDQLREMMAGWPFFRTYIDMLEMVLAKADLRIASYYEKTLVEDPELRALGESLRQRLSRCIYRVLELKQQDHLLADEPVFAHSMNVRNPYTDPLHYLQAELLRRERQSESKEGHDGDDEGNGKVPEVVERALKVTMAGIAAGMRNTG
- a CDS encoding HDOD domain-containing protein, producing the protein MQSATRIELFLARKAIAFQALGLLPATTLEAAVSATGQSLSTVITGTVLIDSKGALMVTHRLHGEVDLAAVYRLTGRQMQVLTERQVARLFDDCDSGFLPPLGAAYNLPMLADSQLDDLPRALLASGSNCRLLVLEGRCLRLALAGARKGPLVTGLATGLAPDVSINQLTLDQIAAKLQKLYRLPPMPALAFRILELTAKPEATVKQLAEVIELDPSMTAQLLRYARSALFGYRGQINSVQDAVARVLGFERVAHVAMGIAAIKAFDVPREGPLGIDQFWRHSLYCAFLSASLARRCGAESGMAYMCGLLHNFGLLLIAHLFPAQYARLSELRDAEPETSMQQLEQQIFGGSDPSMMAVGHGTIGGVLHRLWNLPGPVIKAAAMHQRGEYNGEHQLYVNAVMLANALLKDIGIGDEFVPDDTDALAVKLGLEQSDLEQARGEVADVADDLDAMAAALS